In Drosophila yakuba strain Tai18E2 chromosome 2R, Prin_Dyak_Tai18E2_2.1, whole genome shotgun sequence, a single genomic region encodes these proteins:
- the LOC6531309 gene encoding lipopolysaccharide-induced tumor necrosis factor-alpha factor homolog: MSSPVGPEPCNVVCPSCHQQVTTRVEPKATTKTHLIALIMCLTCLWPCACCLYCTQCARNADHHCPSCNAFVGTYER; encoded by the exons ATGTCCAGTCCCGTCGGCCCGGAACCCTGCAACGTGGTGTGCCCCAGTTGCCACCAACAGGTTACCACTCGCGTGGAGCCGAAGGCCACCACCAAGACGCATCTGATTGCGCTGATCATGTGCCTCACCTG CCTGTGGCCCTGTGCTTGCTGCCTGTACTGCACCCAATGCGCCCGCAACGCCGACCACCACTGCCCATCCTGCAACGCCTTCGTCGGCACCTACGAGCGTTGA
- the LOC6531310 gene encoding lipopolysaccharide-induced tumor necrosis factor-alpha factor homolog, with amino-acid sequence MEKNYPPQAPGFQAPPSYDNTSQAYGQMNQPQAVIMQAPPNVLGGVPSMATCPSCGVRRQTKVEFEPSTKTHLLALLICMLGGICCCCIPYCTDSCQSAKHTCSSCGAYVGTYKN; translated from the exons ATGGAGAAGAACTATCCGCCTCAGGCTCCTGGTTTCCAGGCACCGCCCAGTTATGATAACACCTCGCAGGCCTATGGCCAGATGAATCAGCCGCAGGCAGTGATAATGCAGG CTCCTCCCAATGTACTCGGCGGCGTACCATCCATGGCCACCTGTCCGAGCTGCGGCGTCCGGCGGCAGACGAAGGTGGAGTTCGAGCCGAGCACCAAGACCCATCTGCTGGCGCTGCTCATCTGCATGCTGGG GggcatttgctgctgctgcattccGTACTGCACCGACTCCTGCCAGTCGGCCAAACACACCTGTAGCAGCTGCGGCGCCTACGTGGGAACCTACAAGAACTAG
- the LOC26535060 gene encoding uncharacterized protein LOC26535060 has protein sequence MPRVLTCPNCDSQSMVYKRRLAISRFKKFKMDFCALCCGRRYCGVGIYDTCHKCSSCGWKGDPDRSH, from the exons ATGCCGAGAGTTTTGACTTGTCCCAACTGCGATTCGCAGTCCATGGTGTATAAACGTCGCCTGGCCATCTCGCGATTCAAGAAGTTCAAGATGGATTTTTG tgcCCTATGCTGCGGTCGTCGATATTGTGGAGTCGGCATCTATGACACCTGCCACAAATGCAGTTCCTGTGGCTGGAAAGGCGATCCTGACCGATCTCACTAA